The genomic region CACTCTTCCCTCGGTAAGCCTCCAGTAGCTCCCTGTTCAAATCCAGGAACGTTTTCCCCCACTTCACTATCGAGGCTATTTTGAGAGCCTCATCAACGTCATCCATGATGTAGAGCGAGGCAACCACTGCCTCGAGTGAGGATAGCTTCATGGGTTTAGAGTAGTTAACGGGATTTCCTGCAAAGAGTAATGGGAGCCTTCTACCGTTCTTCGAGTACTTACGGAAAAAGGAGTCGTCTGACCTGTTCCAGGAGGAATCTAGAACAGTTATCCCCCTGTTAAGGTATATCTCTCTATCCTTCACGGAGAGTACTCGGTCCGACAAGGGATTCAGAACTACTCCCACGGGCCTGTCCACAAACCTTGCAAACCCAAGCCTCGCCATCTTCCTCCCTGTGCATTTGGCCGGATCATCTTCTCCAAATTCTAAGATAAATATATGCACAGAGTATCGTAAAGTTCTTATAACTTTATATTTATTAAAGCTAGTGGGATTGAACTTGGTAACTGCAATTGTCCTCATAAACACAGATCCTGGAGGGGAAGAAGAAGTTTATAACAAGCTAAAGGGAATGAACGAGGTAAGTGAGACCTACATCGTCTACGGAGTTTACGACATTGTTGCAAAGGTGGACTCGCCGGACATGGATTCTTTAAGAAATTTTATTAGTAATAACATTAGAAAGCTTCCTAAGGTAAGATCTACGCTAACCATGATTATCATGGAGAGCAAGACGCAGAAGAAATGAACATGTACGTAATTGGCGTTGACGATCACGATTCCCCAGAGGGCGGATGCACCACACATTTTTCCTCGCTTTTATTGAAAGAGTTTAACAAGGCTAACGTAAGGGTTGTGGGATATCCTAGGTTAACTAGGCTGAACCCCAACATACCCTGGAAAACCAGGGGGAACGCCTCAGTCTCATTCG from Metallosphaera sedula DSM 5348 harbors:
- a CDS encoding Lrp/AsnC family transcriptional regulator, which codes for MVTAIVLINTDPGGEEEVYNKLKGMNEVSETYIVYGVYDIVAKVDSPDMDSLRNFISNNIRKLPKVRSTLTMIIMESKTQKK